Below is a window of Candidatus Neomarinimicrobiota bacterium DNA.
TTACGTGGTTCCATATTATTCATCTGCCTTTATCAGTCCTTTCGATTCTGAAAGTCTGGATTTCATGTGCCGTTTTGTAGACAGAGATTATAACAGAACAACATTTTGTCCCGATAATTTGCTGCATACTTTGTATCAAAAACTAAAAGATGAGGAGAATTACGAATTATGGGCACATGGAGAACTGGAGTTTTATCTTTTAGGAGACCGTAATAGTATACACTACGAAGCGCCTCCCCAGTCAGGATATCACGCATCAGCACCTTTTAGTCCATTTCAGGACGTATTGCGGGAGATGGTACAGACGACCAGTGATATTACGGGGCTGGTAAAATACGGGCATTCTGAAGTGGGGATGATTTCACGTTTGGAAAGTGCAGATCCCTGTATTAACGGGAAATTTGCCGTCCAGTACGAAATAGAGATGTTGCCGGCTCCGGTTACCCGGGCTGCCGACACCATGCTTCTGGCAAAATGGGTGGTTAGAAATGTAGCATACAAGCATGGTTTATTAGCCACCTTTGCACCGAAGATCAGTGACGAAAATGCGGGGACTGGCATGCATTTTCATCTGGAAATGATCCGTGACGGTGTAAACCGAACCCGGACGGACAGGGGATTATCCGATCTTGCCCGGCAATGCATTGGAGGATTATGTGATTATGCGCCTACACTCACTGCATTTGGAAACACAATTCCCTCCAGTTATTTCAGGCTCGTACCTCACCAGGAAGCGCCAACACAAATTTACTGGAGTGATTTAAACCGTTCCGCCCTGA
It encodes the following:
- a CDS encoding glutamine synthetase, with amino-acid sequence MTRMIAQRMGIVSEKIQRSDVMHFISENGIRRLTFHYAGLDGKLKDLIIPLHSREYTERILSAGERVDGSSLFKGMVPATGSDLYVVPYYSSAFISPFDSESLDFMCRFVDRDYNRTTFCPDNLLHTLYQKLKDEENYELWAHGELEFYLLGDRNSIHYEAPPQSGYHASAPFSPFQDVLREMVQTTSDITGLVKYGHSEVGMISRLESADPCINGKFAVQYEIEMLPAPVTRAADTMLLAKWVVRNVAYKHGLLATFAPKISDENAGTGMHFHLEMIRDGVNRTRTDRGLSDLARQCIGGLCDYAPTLTAFGNTIPSSYFRLVPHQEAPTQIYWSDLNRSALIRVPLGWPEGEDMAPLVNPHLQEHYQTRYIRQTFEIRSPDGSAFIHLLLAGITHAIHTTFSDPDKYLKIAESHYVNPGQTGDPERFQSLPGTCHEAAEYLQAERERYAGAFPEEVLDWVVGYLRSHNDGILQRELKQLSPREQVIKRLEIMHRYFHIQ